The uncultured Ilyobacter sp. genome has a segment encoding these proteins:
- a CDS encoding metallopeptidase family protein, which translates to MPSKQAGMISITDADFDRAVQEALAAIPDDLAVYLDNVLVEVRGKPDLALLEEYEETDDLLGLYLGVPLEDKGPENCAAPLPDRVLLFRDNLCEMCASYAELVEEIRVTVLHEIGHHFGLDDDRLADLGYE; encoded by the coding sequence TTGCCGAGCAAACAAGCTGGGATGATATCCATCACTGACGCGGATTTCGACCGGGCGGTGCAGGAGGCGCTGGCCGCGATCCCTGACGATCTGGCGGTCTACCTCGACAACGTGCTGGTTGAAGTACGCGGCAAGCCGGATCTGGCGTTGCTCGAAGAGTACGAAGAAACGGACGATTTGCTCGGTTTGTACCTGGGTGTACCGCTCGAAGACAAAGGGCCGGAAAACTGCGCTGCCCCCCTGCCGGACCGTGTGCTGCTGTTTCGCGATAACCTGTGCGAAATGTGCGCGAGCTACGCCGAGCTGGTCGAGGAGATCCGCGTCACCGTGCTGCATGAAATCGGCCATCATTTCGGGCTCGATGACGATCGATTGGCTGACCTGGGATACGAATAA
- a CDS encoding aminodeoxychorismate/anthranilate synthase component II, translating into MILLIDNYDSFTFNLVQALGELRPDEKIEVQRNDCISLDEIAALQPSRLIISPGPCTPNEAGISVAAVTRFGSQIPLLGVCLGHQSIGQAFGGRVIRAKRLLHGKTSMIQHNDRDLFAGLPNPFEATRYHSLIVEAETLPAELEVTATAVDDAQEIMGLRHREHPIFGVQFHPESFLTQHGLKLLENFLSIG; encoded by the coding sequence ATGATCTTGCTGATCGACAACTACGACTCGTTTACGTTTAACCTGGTCCAGGCGCTCGGCGAATTGCGACCGGACGAGAAGATCGAGGTCCAACGCAACGACTGCATCTCGCTTGATGAAATCGCGGCCCTCCAGCCGAGCCGCCTGATTATCTCACCGGGCCCGTGTACGCCGAACGAAGCCGGCATCAGCGTGGCCGCCGTCACGCGGTTCGGCAGCCAGATTCCGCTGCTGGGCGTGTGCCTCGGCCACCAGTCGATCGGCCAGGCCTTTGGCGGCCGCGTGATCCGTGCCAAACGGTTGTTGCACGGCAAGACCAGCATGATCCAGCACAACGATCGCGACCTGTTCGCCGGGTTGCCCAACCCGTTTGAAGCCACGCGCTACCACTCGCTGATCGTCGAGGCCGAGACGCTCCCGGCAGAGCTCGAAGTCACCGCGACGGCCGTCGACGACGCCCAGGAGATCATGGGGCTGCGCCATCGCGAGCATCCGATCTTCGGCGTACAGTTCCATCCGGAGAGCTTTTTGACGCAGCATGGCCTGAAACTGCTTGAGAATTTCCTGTCAATCGGATAG
- the sppA gene encoding signal peptide peptidase SppA, translating to MSKNSPIVSTSRGVGLLALLASVLATGCAPMSFLVTPVPRSPKLVEKVIERDGIFARDRIALIDVSGVLRNARDQSLLGPAGENPVAIFKEKLDKAAADKRVKAVVLRINSPGGGVTASDLMYTELTEFRERTDKPVVAVGLDVMASGAYYLACGADRIVVTPTSVVGSIGVILILPEFSGTMQKLGIRANVIKSGEMKDAGSPFRTLQPAEREIFQEMIDAMYARFVSVVQSSRTDMEETRLRELADGRVYLAPDAVASGLVDEIGTLHDGVELAKQLAGLDDKPIVLVQYGKVYDYRPNIYADTPAGPAQVNVVNVDLPEWLEGPGARFMYLWAPGW from the coding sequence GTGTCCAAGAACTCGCCAATCGTATCCACCTCTCGCGGCGTGGGGCTGCTCGCATTGCTGGCGAGCGTGCTGGCCACTGGCTGTGCACCGATGTCGTTCCTGGTCACGCCGGTACCGCGTTCACCGAAACTGGTCGAGAAGGTTATCGAGCGGGACGGCATCTTCGCCCGCGATCGAATCGCCCTGATCGACGTCAGCGGCGTGCTGCGCAACGCCCGCGACCAATCACTACTCGGCCCCGCCGGCGAGAACCCGGTCGCGATCTTCAAAGAGAAGCTCGACAAGGCCGCGGCCGACAAGCGCGTAAAAGCTGTCGTGCTGCGAATCAATTCGCCCGGCGGCGGCGTCACCGCCAGTGATCTGATGTATACGGAGCTGACAGAGTTCCGCGAACGGACCGATAAGCCGGTCGTCGCCGTCGGCCTCGATGTCATGGCGTCCGGGGCGTACTACCTGGCCTGCGGGGCGGATCGCATCGTGGTCACACCGACCAGCGTGGTCGGCAGCATCGGCGTGATTCTCATCCTGCCGGAATTCTCCGGCACGATGCAGAAGCTTGGCATCCGCGCGAACGTGATCAAGAGCGGAGAAATGAAGGACGCCGGCTCGCCGTTCCGCACACTCCAGCCGGCCGAGCGTGAAATCTTCCAGGAGATGATCGACGCGATGTACGCTCGCTTCGTCAGCGTCGTGCAGAGCAGCCGCACGGATATGGAAGAAACGCGTTTGCGCGAACTCGCCGACGGCCGCGTGTACCTCGCGCCCGACGCTGTTGCCAGCGGTTTGGTCGATGAAATCGGCACGCTGCACGATGGCGTCGAGTTGGCGAAGCAGCTGGCCGGCCTCGACGACAAGCCGATCGTGCTGGTGCAATATGGCAAGGTGTACGATTATCGTCCGAACATCTACGCGGATACGCCCGCCGGCCCGGCCCAGGTCAACGTAGTGAATGTTGACCTGCCGGAGTGGCTGGAGGGCCCCGGTGCCCGTTTCATGTATCTGTGGGCGCCCGGCTGGTAG